DNA from Chaetodon trifascialis isolate fChaTrf1 chromosome 14, fChaTrf1.hap1, whole genome shotgun sequence:
CAACTGAAACTGTAGCTCTTTATCAGACTCACCATTATACTGAGACCCCTgaaatcacagcagctgaaagaatTGACGCTCTCCCAAAGCTGCtaagtgaaacacacacacacacacacacacacacacacacacacctaccccTGCAAATAATAACAATGGAGTGACACACCAACTGAATACTAGCCTAGACATCACAGCACAATGCCCGTCAGTAAGGATCTCACATAATTATTTTCCAGTACGTCGGAGCAGAATTCATCTGTGCCGTGCAGCCCATCCTGAAGGAGAGGTGGACGGCCGAGCTGGAGGAGGCATGGAAGGTAAGGACGCCACCGCGTGACCCGGGGTGTCTCCTCCTGTGGTTGTAAACGCCTCGTGTTGCACGTCTCTTTTAATGTGCAGTGTAACATGTCAGGATGGAAGCCAGTGCAACACAAGCTTGACTGATGTGAATGGTGCATCTCTCTGACCCCTGCATGAGCAGGGCTCTGTCACATCATGTTATGTCACTTGAAGATGCCTCGTGTTATTAATGCAGAGACGCTCGAGTAATTGCTGCACAACAGATACGTCTCTTTTCTCCAATGAGTTTGGATTTAGTGCAGAGCTTTCTGGCAATGGACAATAGAGGCCACAAAATTTAAGGGGTGGAAGAtatcaaaaaaacatttaagacAATTATATATTTCGTTGTGCAATCTTGTGCATTTTTTTagacacagtgtgtttgtatcCTCATGTTGTATTTCAGTGTAAATACCccgagaagaagaaaaatacatttgaattaAAGTTGCAATTCTTTGTTAGTCTGCTTAAATGAGTGGCCTCcactgccctctggtggttggAGTTAAAAGTATGACGTAAAACATCATGGAACCTTTTCCAAAGATGGTGAAGATGGTGGTGATAATTGCTGTCTGCAGAAGAATAATTCTCACTTCCCTCAAAGCTTGGCTTAAAGAATGAATGTCCTTCACCTTTGGGGACCCTGACGCTATTcaatgtgtgttgtgtttgtgatccAGACCATGTTCCAGTACCTGACCGGCCTCATGAAGCAGGGATACCAGGAAGAGAGCAACCGACAGCACCACCTCGCACACAAGGAACGACCGGACAAGAGGAACACGGCCTTATGAGACGCTTCTTCTCTCGACCACAGCTCAGACTGTTTCCtgaagtgcagcacagagatgTGTTTATGTACATAGTGTATTTACTGTCTCCTTTTCTACGTCACTCATGTTTGCCACCTTGTCACAAAGgacaaaaaaggaagaaaaaaaaaggcagcagtgaCTTTTAACAAAGCACTTTATTTCTGAACTTAAATTCTGCTGCAGGTCTCAGGAGCATGACGAGATGATACAAACGGTTGACAAAAGCTTCTGGCTGTAGTTAAACCTGCCTTGTTATTGTGATCAACAGGAATGACGTTTATTGGAATTACAGCCAATACTTTGTCTGTATTCATAACTCAAATTCAATGCCTTTCAGTAAACCGATAACTTTTAACACTTTTTCTGGGCTATCATTCAGGAGATCTTCTCCATATTTCAATTAACCACATTAACTGGAGTCATAAGGTACATTTTATGGTGCTCAGCAATTTAAACCAAGGTTATCAGCTTGGTATGGAACTGTGGTTCAAAACAGAGGGGAAATAATATCCACTGTGcttagaaaatgtcaaataaaaacacaaagtaaattaaaaaattaTAAAGTGAAACTggttaaaaacaaatcaaatctgaTCTGCTTTAGATCTGTATTTCCAAGCAACTTAACAGTAATagtgattaaacaaacaaacaaaaaaacttccAGTGACTGGAATATCTAACATTGTTCTCGAGATGCAGTCAAATTGAAACATGGCAGCACAGCTAACAGGTTAGCAGTAATATAACATAAATAGGGACTCTAACAATTAAATAGTATGAAAGGCATCTAATCATTGGGTTCCATGGATTTGGCTCCAGAGGTGACACAGATGCTGATGGCCTGGTTCTGAAGCAGCCGTGGTGGAGATTCAATGAAGTTGACTTGCTTCGTCCTGCATGAGTTGTAAGAAATCCTCAGGTTTGCTGTTCCAGATCACCGATGGCACTGACCAGCCAGGGATGAGACATTACCATGCAAACAATGGCATAATATCGAAGCAGTCACCGGGTGGATGAACAGTGAGTCTGAGGCCTCAGGTGAAAAGAAGGAAAGCCAAGTGGAGGTCTTTCCCATACCCTCAGATAGTACAGGCCGGTTTAGGTACACGTGATTATGCTAAAGAGTCTGGTGCTCATTGGGTGGCTTTGGTTTTcttgcttttgcttttcttaTCTTTCTTCTTAAGTCCATCCATGTGAGCTCTAAGGAGGTTGGAGTATGCCTGTAAAGACGAGTTTAGATTCATGATTAAGCTCTAACAGCTCATTCATCAAAGACAGACTATTACAAAAGACAAGCTTAGCTCAACCTACCATCTGAAACTTGATTACTTCTTTGGTGCTAACCTGTAAAGGTAAGACAAGAATTCAGCATTAAGAGGAAACGATCAGTCATATCAAACATAAAAACCAGAGGAAACAGTGAACTCACCACTGTGCTGATCTTCTTCTTGCCATCAGACGCCCTGATGAGACATTTGTTGTCTGCTGGTTCAAATGACTCTGAGTGGCCCTTTCGGGGCACTGGCTTGGTCCTCCCATCATCTGCAAAGACGAAACACGTCACAATCCAGCTGCTTAGATCTTGAGAGGGGGGGGCTCACAGTTTTAAATCCCCATTGAGTGATAATTGTcagaggtgaggaaggagaTACTTACACTTCTTTAGCGTGATGACAACACTGCCAGATGTTCTGCACTTCTGGAAGAGCCGAGTGAGCTCTGTGAGGAACTGgacagagcaaaaagaaatattaatgCCCCAGGAATTACGGTGTGACAGTCCTCCCAGAAGGATCAATAATGTCTGGGGCTGCAGCTGATCTCAGCACAAAGATTAGCCATATCAAAAATAAACTTTCCACAAACTGATTATACACTCAGTTTCCAGATTATCAGCCTCAACTAATGCAGTCTTATGCAACAACCGgcaaaatgttcagttttgttaaACCTGTTGAAGAGAGGCGTTTTCTGATCTTTAAAGTGATTAACCACTTCCTAACGAAGTGAGTATACGACCCGGTTGTATTCGAGAACAACATGCTGTTTCGTTAGGTCACTATATAGTTAATTAGGTTAGCTCTGACTTCAAATAATACGTTATTAGCTTAGGTGCTAACTTGAGGTGCAATTTCTCTAACGTTAATGTTATATTGGTGTCCATGTACGTACTTATAGCTTTGGCGTTGATAAAGACACTAGACCAGTTCGACGAGGATTAACTTTCCAATGGCAATCTGTGGCTCCTAATTTGCTAGACAGTACAATAACTGAacttaaatatttccaaaaaacGCAACGCCGGTGTTAGCTTCAACTTAGCAGGCTAGCTAATCATTCTGACGACAAGCTTGTCTCCCGTTGAGGctattagctagctagctggtaGACAGTTAAAGCAGACAGTGTCAATTTCTGATTTAGAATCAATAAAGTCAACAGATGAAGTAATTCACGGTTTGCGTTTTGTTCTTACCGAGTCATTTTCAAGCAGCACCATGATTGTGAGTTCAGGTCAGCTGTGGAGCTAGATTACTCACCGCAAGCTAACTGCTGTGAAGCACACGTACTGCACAAGCCGGAGCTCCTCCCTGTGCGCTCACTGTGAGGATAGCTGTTTAGTCACAGCGCCCTCTACCGTCAGGGAGGGAACTGACATACAAACATTGGTTCAGTCAGCAACACCAATAGATCTgcggaggaaggaaggaaggaaggaaggaaatacTTGTGCATTGATTTTTCCCAGTGATTTGGACTCTTAACTCAACAATAAAGAATATAATTAACACCACCTAACTACTAAAAAGCACTGAGACTTGAAATGATAATCTAACCGGATAATGCTATGCTAGGCTCTGACCGCTGCAGTAATTACTAATATGACTGCAGCTGGAATTTCTTCTAATTCCTGCTTTATTTAGAAAAACAAGCCCTATGTTATTAAAAAGGGGAATGTCTTTACAGCATTAAAAGGTGCACTTATCAGTTGCTTTAACACCTTCCTTACTGTTTGATAAGGtgcaattttatttttgatgattttcatgaaaattgaaaaaaaaaaaaaagattttgaattGAAACTTATGTCAGGAACATTGTCATTTCTCAAGAATTCTGCATAAGGACAGTGCCAAAACAAATGTAACAGTTTGCGGGTGACActtaaaacactgcagtctatAAAGATGTCATTGCTGTGTAATAGTCACAAGTAGCATTTCACAATTTAACACATAGCCAGCCACAGCAAAGGGCCTCCACACTCACACCAAGTGACTGACTCTCAGCTCATATACTGTTTTGCTTGTTAACAAAATCTCAAGGATGTTGACATATATTTAATAATTAAACATGTATTCAGCAATTAGTTCAGCAATAAACATCCACTACATCTTAGAAAAACAATGGCAATAACTAAATAAAGCTTATTTATAAGAAAAGGTGCATTGCATTATAAAGTCAAACAACTGAGGATGACACAGCTTGTATTCTTTGAACTTGATTTGATGTCAGTGTCATTCCAAAAAACGTCCACTTTATCCTCTTCAGCACACAGTCACTCTAAAGAATAtaattcatgttgtttttagcttttatgaaatggaaaaatctaCCAAAACTGTTAATTTGGACACACATaacatgaaaacagtgacacagatCACAGCCACGGTTTGATTATGGCCTTgataataaaatatattcatGTGCAACTTTTTCTTGCTAATGCACAGTTTGGGTGGTGACCCAGGTCACCGAGGTGCACAGCAAACTCAGAGTGCCAGTCTCTGTCAAAGACTGCCCTGAGCTGGCTCTGCAGGGCCTCGGTCTTCCATACAGAGTGGggagcatgctgggaaatgaCCAGACCCACTCCAGCTGTGGTCAGAAAGTAGTCCCCTGACCAGTTGGAGGTACCTGAAAAACAATACGACCGGTTAGTTATTATCCAGTTCACATGCAACAAACTATCACCTCAACACATGAGAGAGAGTTGAGGGAGATAATAATCCTGAAGATAATCTGTGACTCACCAATGTAGGCTTCTTTATCAGTTACCATGTATTTATTGTGGTTGATTCTGGAGAATGGAATATCAGACTGGTTTCCCAAAGGTAAGATGTACAATTTCTGAGGAGagaatgaaacaacaaaaaagaaagctCAGTGGTGAAGACGTGTGTTTACAGTAGATGATTTTATCTGATGTTGTGTCTTACTATTTGGATGCTGATACCCTGGTGAGGGCTGTCAAGTGAGGCTAGAGATTGAAGGAAGGGCAGCATGGCTGGATCAGTGTCCTGCCCACAGCTGATCAGCATCCGGACCTTCACACGCCTCTCAAATGCAGCTATCTTGATGGCATCATCGATGAAGGGCCAGTATCTGATCAATGCGAGATTACAAAGAGAGGACATGAAGCAAAAAGAGGCAAATCGTTTGATGTAAACAATTTATTTTTGTGGGGCAGGTTCACCTATGAGGCTTTTCAAAGCGTGTGGTGGGGAAGTACTCCATGACAGCCACATCGACATAGTGTTGGGCCTCTGAGATGATGGAGAGAATAGCCTCAAGGTCCTGAGTCCTCGATGGAGGGCAGAATGATGGTGGAGAACCCTGGGGTGAAAGACAAATATGGGTTAATAACAACACCAAAAGCATTTAATTGAGTCAGTCGCTTCCCTGTGTACAGAGACAACAGCCATCCTGTAAAGATGAACTGAAACCTGAGAAACTCACTGTGAGGTAAATCCTGCTGGAAACATTACCAGTTTCCACCAGCAGGGGGGAATGTTTGTTGATGGCAGTGTCATACTCCGCAGGCCAGGGCTGTGGCAGGGAGCTGTTGGACTGTCCCATCACCCAGTAGGACTGGAAAATCTTACGCAGATCATCTGCCAGACTGGAGCAGTTGTAGACGACTACTCCCAGTTCCTTGACCTACAGGCAAAAGTGAGTCATGAAACTGTCAGGCCGTGTCTTAAGGTTTCAAATCAGCATCTGAAATtgctgtgtcacctgtgtgagAGCCCTCCAGTCCATGTTGGCGCTTCCAACAAACACATGTTTTCTATCAACAATCCAGAACTTGCTGTGGAGGACGCCCCCGGTCAAACGGCCAAAGTTCACCTTCCTCACCTGAACTCCTGTAGAAAGAAAGAGACCGGCTAAAGGAAGGAGGCTGGAACAACGcactgaaaatcaaacagaCTGCGGGGAATGTGGAGAACAAGAACAGAGGGGAGTCACTTCCAAACCTTTCTGTTTTAAGATCTCTAAATCTGTGGAGTTTGTTCTAACGCTGGGAACGCTGGTCACCACTCGGACAGACACATTCCTGGAGGGCAGCTCTTCAAGCTCTTTGAGGATCTCCCTTCCCTGCCGAGGACATGGAGAGCATTTTAGATATAAGATATTCATAAGATATTCAGCAGTGTGTTTccacttttctgtgtttttgttgacaaCTCACAGGTATGTCAGAGGAAGAGTTCACGTTGATGTCTTCCCCAGTTAAAGTCCAGTAGAAAGAAGCCACATCCACGTGCTCCGTTGCCATGGAGATGAGATCTTTCCAGGCTTCTTCCAGAGGGATCCCAAGTGTTGCATTGGATTTATATGTCACATGCTGAGGGATGCTCTCCACCAGGACCATACTAAGAGATAAACAGACATCCACTGTGGGAAATCTCTGCAAACTGAGCTGGAGAAAGTTATAATGGAGCCAAACATTTCAGACAATCACTAATGTCAAGGTCAACAGATGCAGATACTGAGTGTTTTGTGGTTTCACTTTCAAATTATTTCCTGAAAAACTGTTATTTATTGGTTAACTACACATCTAAGTGTTGCTTTTTAAGTTTATTAAAGTATTGACAACTTCaggaatgtctttttttttcaccatgtCTCTTTTTCAAAAACACCCTGCAGCAACGATGAGTTACAAACAACATGAGATAGTCGGATAACACAAGATATCCCACAACATCTGaattaagcacaaaaacatgaacacataataataataataataataataataataataataataataaagatttAACTCTATTAACAACCCAAATGGTGCAATAAGACACACCAGGAAATGAATTCcaatacaaatatttatttaaaaaaataaataaataaaaaataaaaaataaaaaagctagGGCTAATACATCAAGATCTTAAATGCCCCAAAACACTGGCAGCCACGACAGAGAGCAGACACTTTCTTTGTAACAGTGTGTTACTCTTTAATGTTCAACACTTTCACTGTCTTATTGTAGTAGTTTTATTACAACAGCTGATAAATCTCTGCAGCCTGTCCATCCCCAGTGGACTTCACAGGCCCACCAGAGTATCCAGACAGTGAGCCGCTTCACTGGGATTCTTACCTGCACTGGTCCGTAGAGACGTTGCTCCCACCACGAGGAAGCGTTGCATGATCTTTGGGGGGATCTGGTCTTTTGAGCACGGCGATGGCAAGCACGATCCCCAGGACCGTCAGACAGGCCAAAACCACAGCTAATGTCACACAGCTGGTGGACCGCTAACAGCATGACGTTTGGTTGAAAAACAAGTCAGAGAATAAGAACAATGCGTGGCACAAAACAGAGTGAAGAACTCCGTGAACGTGTGATGTGGTCCTACCGTTTTGTTTGAAACGTAACTGTCGTCAAGGCTTCTATAAATAGAGGTCATTTTTTCCTCTCGAGCGCTCCTCATCTATTAAAGTTCAGAAGAAGCGGAAATCAAACCCTTTTGTTTAAGCCAGTTTAGAATCAGATTGGTTTTTAAAGAATGGAAAGCAAAAGCAACTTACACAAAGCAGACGCAGTTTCTTTTAGCTCACAGTGAACTTGCTTCTTCCCCTCCAGACAGAGCTGAAGCGATATCTCTGCTATTGAATATAGCACAGCACAGTTCctgtttttactttcatttctgGTTTTGAGATATGAATATGCCCAGGAATACAAAAAAGGGGCATTGATTGAGTAGAAGTCATGAAACACAACAACTTTGCTAATCCAATTTATTTGAAAAACCTGAAATCATCAGCTaacaaatgacacaaatgaCTGAACATAAATACCAGCTAGCAAGATTACACCACAATCATTCTGCATGAAAGGAAACATAAactgaatatgaaaaaaaaggGACATTTGACAACCAATAATTACATTTCAGCTCTCAAACATGCTGAAACTTGGACTTAGATGGAGTAAAGCCACGGGGAAAACTATCCCTTAGAAGAACAGCAGCAACACTTTGAGCCAGAGGAGTGAAAAAG
Protein-coding regions in this window:
- the srp14 gene encoding signal recognition particle 14 kDa protein, giving the protein MVLLENDSFLTELTRLFQKCRTSGSVVITLKKYDGRTKPVPRKGHSESFEPADNKCLIRASDGKKKISTVVSTKEVIKFQMAYSNLLRAHMDGLKKKDKKSKSKKTKATQ
- the LOC139342332 gene encoding 5'-3' exonuclease PLD4; this encodes MRSAREEKMTSIYRSLDDSYVSNKTRSTSCVTLAVVLACLTVLGIVLAIAVLKRPDPPKDHATLPRGGSNVSTDQCSMVLVESIPQHVTYKSNATLGIPLEEAWKDLISMATEHVDVASFYWTLTGEDINVNSSSDIPGREILKELEELPSRNVSVRVVTSVPSVRTNSTDLEILKQKGVQVRKVNFGRLTGGVLHSKFWIVDRKHVFVGSANMDWRALTQVKELGVVVYNCSSLADDLRKIFQSYWVMGQSNSSLPQPWPAEYDTAINKHSPLLVETGNVSSRIYLTGSPPSFCPPSRTQDLEAILSIISEAQHYVDVAVMEYFPTTRFEKPHRYWPFIDDAIKIAAFERRVKVRMLISCGQDTDPAMLPFLQSLASLDSPHQGISIQIKLYILPLGNQSDIPFSRINHNKYMVTDKEAYIGTSNWSGDYFLTTAGVGLVISQHAPHSVWKTEALQSQLRAVFDRDWHSEFAVHLGDLGHHPNCALARKSCT